A genomic region of Sideroxydans sp. CL21 contains the following coding sequences:
- a CDS encoding diguanylate cyclase yields the protein MKHSKIEDFAADWQQLHQQVPEATKKLICDTVNQYAPDLATLFYEHMLADKEAKPYISHDVVSQRLHASMQGWLRELFSLKQQDPKEIYKYQCHVGVVHARIQMPISLVLRGTRLLKQAITEYLVGTELDRAGLVQATRFVSEVMELSMSAMTDSYIVNVGKSVRTDESYRMFALGQNMLAERERQRAALSEWAQHILLHLLGDEAAGVPEMRHSEFGLWLQHKASIIFHEAPELERIRVCVDRLERKLLPSLIEKRRGGGNAREAMKQVEADIGEAKFLLTGMFDRFIEVESGRDSLTRLLNRRYLPTILMRELALARNSDVPFAILLLDIDHFKNINDTHGHDGGDLVLQQAADLITSSVRVGDFIFRYGGEELLIVLVEIGKEQALQVAETIRERFAAEPMRVGDGKMMPVTVSIGVAAYNGHPDYERIVKDADDALYRAKNNGRNRCELAD from the coding sequence ATGAAACATAGCAAAATCGAGGATTTTGCGGCCGACTGGCAACAATTGCATCAGCAGGTACCCGAAGCAACAAAAAAACTGATCTGCGACACGGTCAACCAATACGCGCCCGATCTGGCAACGCTTTTTTACGAGCATATGCTGGCCGACAAGGAAGCCAAGCCCTACATCAGCCATGATGTCGTCAGCCAGAGACTGCACGCTTCCATGCAAGGCTGGCTGCGCGAATTGTTCTCCCTGAAACAGCAAGACCCGAAAGAGATATACAAATACCAGTGCCATGTCGGCGTGGTGCATGCGCGTATCCAGATGCCTATTTCGCTGGTGCTGCGGGGAACGCGCCTGCTAAAACAGGCCATCACAGAATACCTGGTGGGAACAGAACTTGACCGTGCCGGGCTGGTGCAGGCGACACGCTTCGTTTCCGAAGTGATGGAACTGAGCATGTCCGCGATGACCGATTCCTATATCGTCAATGTGGGTAAAAGCGTGCGCACCGACGAATCGTACCGCATGTTCGCGCTGGGACAGAACATGCTGGCCGAACGCGAACGCCAGCGCGCGGCACTTTCGGAATGGGCGCAGCACATCCTTCTGCATCTGCTCGGGGATGAGGCTGCGGGAGTGCCCGAGATGCGGCACTCCGAATTCGGTTTGTGGCTCCAACACAAGGCCAGCATCATCTTTCACGAAGCGCCTGAACTGGAGCGCATACGCGTTTGTGTCGACAGACTGGAACGCAAGCTGCTGCCGAGTCTGATCGAGAAGCGCCGAGGCGGCGGCAATGCGCGGGAGGCAATGAAGCAGGTTGAGGCCGATATCGGAGAAGCGAAATTCCTGCTGACCGGTATGTTTGACCGTTTTATCGAGGTCGAGAGCGGGCGTGACAGCCTGACACGTTTGCTCAATCGCCGCTACCTGCCCACCATCCTGATGCGCGAGCTGGCACTGGCCAGGAACAGCGACGTGCCTTTCGCGATCCTGCTGCTCGACATCGATCACTTCAAGAACATCAACGACACTCATGGGCACGATGGGGGCGATCTGGTGCTGCAACAGGCAGCCGATCTGATCACATCCAGTGTGCGCGTGGGCGATTTCATCTTCCGTTACGGCGGCGAGGAATTGCTCATCGTGCTGGTCGAGATAGGCAAGGAACAGGCGCTGCAAGTGGCCGAGACCATACGCGAGCGTTTTGCCGCCGAACCGATGCGAGTGGGCGATGGCAAGATGATGCCGGTCACCGTGAGTATCGGCGTCGCCGCCTACAACGGGCATCCCGATTACGAAAGGATCGTCAAGGATGCCGACGATGCGCTCTACCGCGCGAAGAACAACGGGCGCAACCGCTGCGAGTTGGCGGATTAG
- a CDS encoding HD domain-containing phosphohydrolase, which yields MDSTNTFFDDLRFHIDEDNLFVRAEQLRARLKLLPLMLVAQLLIEPLFVWLMWDIASHRQLIIWLGVAVLLHLAELTLWFQNRDKLDTIEECRRWSQDFFNFALVFGMMWGVGTLFFFPGDLLTQVLLVCVLMGLTAGAATMNSMHPPAFYAYVLGLMLPLIFRVMVEQDDTHVALGSMLLLFLLVMLSSGHFLSKFIMLSLRQRFENETLAQQLASINDVLEHKVEERTAEVAQVRDVTIMAMASLAETRDNETGNHLKRTQKYMRALAIRLRDHLRFQDFLTEDNIESLYKLAPLHDIGKVGIPDAILLKQGKLTAEEFEIMKTHPTLGGNAIAMAESGLPTPNRFLHIAREIATGHHEKWDGSGYPLGLKGDAIPISARLMAVADVYDALISRRIYKQPFSHTDAVAFILQGHGKHFDPDVADAFLAIQEEFRLIAEKYQDE from the coding sequence ATGGATTCCACGAACACATTCTTCGACGACCTGAGATTCCATATCGACGAAGACAATCTCTTCGTACGTGCCGAGCAATTGCGCGCGCGTTTGAAGCTGTTACCCTTGATGCTGGTCGCCCAACTGCTGATCGAGCCGCTTTTTGTGTGGCTGATGTGGGATATTGCATCACACCGGCAACTCATCATCTGGCTGGGAGTGGCCGTTCTGCTGCATCTTGCCGAATTGACACTCTGGTTCCAGAACCGGGACAAACTCGACACCATTGAGGAATGCCGGCGCTGGAGCCAGGATTTTTTCAACTTCGCGCTGGTTTTTGGCATGATGTGGGGGGTCGGCACACTGTTCTTCTTTCCGGGTGATCTGCTCACCCAGGTGCTGCTGGTCTGCGTGCTGATGGGGCTTACCGCAGGTGCAGCCACCATGAATTCGATGCATCCGCCCGCCTTCTATGCCTATGTCCTGGGCCTGATGCTGCCGCTCATCTTTCGCGTGATGGTGGAGCAGGACGATACGCACGTCGCACTCGGATCGATGTTGCTGCTGTTCCTGCTGGTGATGCTGAGCTCGGGCCATTTTCTCAGCAAGTTCATCATGCTTTCGTTGCGACAACGTTTTGAAAACGAAACTCTTGCCCAGCAACTCGCCTCGATAAACGATGTGCTGGAACACAAAGTTGAAGAACGTACCGCGGAAGTCGCACAGGTGCGCGACGTGACCATCATGGCAATGGCATCGCTGGCCGAGACGCGCGACAATGAGACAGGCAACCATCTCAAGCGCACGCAAAAATACATGCGTGCTCTCGCCATCAGGTTGCGCGACCATCTGCGTTTTCAAGACTTTCTCACCGAGGACAACATCGAATCGCTGTACAAGCTCGCACCCTTGCATGATATCGGCAAGGTCGGCATTCCGGATGCCATCCTGCTCAAGCAAGGCAAGCTCACGGCGGAAGAGTTCGAGATCATGAAGACCCATCCCACGCTCGGCGGAAATGCCATTGCCATGGCAGAGAGCGGATTGCCCACACCCAACCGATTCCTGCATATCGCCCGCGAGATCGCCACCGGCCATCATGAAAAATGGGACGGCAGCGGTTATCCGCTGGGGCTCAAGGGAGACGCCATCCCCATCTCGGCGCGTCTGATGGCAGTGGCCGACGTATACGATGCCCTCATCAGCCGCCGCATCTACAAGCAGCCGTTCTCGCACACTGATGCGGTGGCATTCATATTGCAAGGACATGGCAAGCATTTCGATCCCGACGTGGCAGATGCCTTTCTGGCAATACAAGAGGAGTTCCGGCTGATCGCCGAAAAATATCAAGACGAATGA
- a CDS encoding ankyrin repeat domain-containing protein, whose product MNPRLLNLLGGDEDLYPHLLEEKFPRVFNKLLELWETPHIEQYLQDLMVDKRGGTREGFPIEAAGEIIRLGNYLHALHNQGKKINAWDDIPEYKRQELVQYGYDFTGLGLLQSVDDNNQNAVQIFLSCGVDLEVRDDRNWTPLMVSAFNGNLDFARLLIKCGARVSTRDKNGYTPLHWAAYNGHVDVLKLLIEKGAEPDTRSHTGWTPLMQAATRGHLLACAYLIFRGADVNSATTDGWTSLHKASNNGHTEVVKLLLGKGANCFAKYQDGSTPLDLAIKAGHQDIVALLNQYAKFQAAPDSKIPGLRLEP is encoded by the coding sequence ATGAATCCAAGACTCCTCAATCTACTCGGCGGCGACGAGGATCTCTATCCCCACTTGCTGGAGGAAAAATTTCCGCGCGTGTTCAACAAGCTGCTTGAACTATGGGAAACACCGCACATCGAGCAATACCTGCAGGATCTGATGGTGGACAAACGAGGCGGGACCCGGGAAGGGTTTCCGATCGAAGCGGCAGGAGAAATCATTCGCCTCGGCAATTATCTCCACGCGTTGCATAACCAGGGCAAAAAGATCAATGCATGGGACGACATCCCTGAATACAAACGCCAGGAACTTGTGCAATACGGCTACGACTTTACGGGGCTTGGGCTGCTGCAATCGGTCGATGACAACAATCAGAATGCGGTGCAGATCTTTCTGTCTTGCGGCGTTGATCTGGAGGTGCGCGACGACCGCAACTGGACGCCGCTGATGGTCTCCGCCTTCAATGGCAACCTGGATTTCGCACGCTTGCTGATCAAATGCGGTGCCAGAGTCTCCACGAGAGACAAGAACGGTTACACGCCGTTACATTGGGCTGCATACAACGGTCACGTTGATGTACTGAAATTGCTGATCGAAAAGGGTGCCGAGCCGGATACGAGAAGTCATACCGGTTGGACCCCATTGATGCAGGCTGCAACCCGCGGGCATTTGCTTGCCTGTGCCTACCTGATTTTCAGGGGCGCCGACGTCAATTCGGCAACCACTGACGGCTGGACGTCATTACACAAGGCTTCCAACAACGGACACACTGAAGTGGTCAAATTGCTACTCGGCAAAGGGGCCAATTGTTTTGCAAAATACCAGGACGGCAGCACGCCGCTCGATCTTGCCATCAAGGCCGGTCATCAGGACATCGTTGCCTTGTTGAATCAGTATGCAAAGTTTCAGGCCGCACCGGATTCCAAAATACCGGGTTTACGCCTGGAGCCGTAA
- the selD gene encoding selenide, water dikinase SelD, whose amino-acid sequence MNDAIKLTQYSHGGGCGCKIAPAVLAEMLAAMPLPPSYPNLMVGTESSDDAAVYKLNDTQAIVVTTDFFMPIVDDARDFGRIAATNALSDVYAMGATPILALAVVGMPINKLPLDTIRDILAGGASVCEAAGIPIAGGHSIDAPEPIYGLVAVGVAHPDHIKRNDRAREGDVLILGKPLGVGVLSAALKKGDLDAEGYRQMVDTTTQLNRVGATLGGVPGVHAMTDVTGFALLGHLLEVCRGSKLGAELEYDTLPFLPVALRLAEQGYSTGAADRNWSSYGAEVDLPPGFSEWQRKLLCDPQTSGGLLVACAANEADRILATFLEQGFAAARVVGKMVSGEARVRMR is encoded by the coding sequence ATGAACGACGCAATCAAATTGACACAGTATTCCCACGGCGGCGGTTGCGGTTGCAAGATCGCACCCGCGGTATTGGCCGAGATGCTGGCCGCAATGCCGCTCCCGCCATCTTACCCGAACCTGATGGTGGGTACCGAAAGCAGCGACGATGCCGCGGTCTACAAACTCAACGACACGCAAGCGATCGTCGTCACCACCGATTTCTTCATGCCCATTGTGGACGATGCCCGCGACTTCGGGCGCATTGCCGCAACCAATGCCTTGTCCGATGTGTATGCCATGGGTGCGACACCGATTCTCGCCCTGGCCGTCGTGGGCATGCCCATCAATAAACTGCCGCTGGATACCATACGCGACATCCTCGCAGGGGGCGCTTCGGTGTGCGAAGCGGCAGGGATCCCGATCGCCGGCGGACATTCCATCGACGCACCCGAACCGATCTATGGTCTGGTCGCGGTAGGTGTTGCCCATCCCGATCACATCAAACGCAACGACCGGGCACGGGAGGGTGATGTACTCATTCTGGGCAAGCCGCTGGGGGTGGGCGTATTGAGTGCTGCTTTGAAAAAAGGCGACCTTGATGCCGAAGGTTATCGGCAGATGGTGGATACGACCACACAACTCAATCGAGTCGGTGCGACTCTGGGGGGAGTGCCGGGTGTGCATGCAATGACCGATGTCACCGGCTTCGCGTTACTCGGACATCTGCTGGAAGTGTGTCGCGGTTCGAAGCTGGGTGCCGAACTGGAATACGACACGCTGCCGTTTCTGCCGGTGGCGTTGCGTTTGGCCGAACAGGGTTACAGCACGGGTGCGGCTGATCGCAATTGGAGCAGCTACGGTGCGGAAGTGGATTTGCCGCCAGGTTTTTCCGAGTGGCAGCGCAAACTGTTGTGCGATCCGCAGACCAGCGGCGGATTGCTGGTGGCGTGCGCGGCGAACGAGGCAGACCGGATACTGGCAACCTTCCTCGAGCAGGGATTCGCTGCGGCGCGGGTGGTCGGGAAGATGGTTTCCGGAGAAGCGCGGGTCAGGATGCGCTGA
- the mnmH gene encoding tRNA 2-selenouridine(34) synthase MnmH: MQNPRVATVSQLSDFDEIIDVRSPAEYAEDHIPGAISAPVLNDEQRAEIGTLYTQVSPFVAKKRGAALIARNVAQHLETSFSDKPKQWKPLVYCWRGGQRSGAMAHILAQVGWSTGRLSGGYKTYRRHVLAELESLPATLQFRVVCGPTGSGKSRLLRVLQEQGAQVLDLEALAQHRGSLLGNLPDEVQPAQKMFDSRLWDALRRFDARHPVFVEAESKKIGLINTPESLLHKMRTSDCLLIEAPVAARVQLLIEDYKHFLSDPGLLVQRLTPLLPLHGRQVLDHWQMLAEQGEWAALVEKLLTQHYDPAYRRSTASNFTRLSAAKVLLLDNLDDATLRAATAASL, translated from the coding sequence ATGCAAAATCCAAGGGTCGCCACCGTATCACAACTGTCCGATTTCGACGAAATCATCGACGTTCGCTCCCCCGCCGAATACGCGGAAGACCATATCCCCGGCGCGATCAGTGCCCCCGTGCTGAACGATGAGCAGCGCGCGGAGATCGGCACGCTCTACACGCAAGTCTCGCCGTTTGTGGCCAAGAAGCGCGGAGCAGCACTCATTGCGCGCAACGTCGCACAGCATCTGGAAACCTCCTTCAGCGACAAGCCGAAACAATGGAAACCGCTGGTGTATTGCTGGCGCGGCGGTCAGCGCAGCGGCGCGATGGCGCACATTCTGGCGCAGGTCGGCTGGTCCACCGGCAGGCTGAGCGGCGGTTACAAGACCTACCGCCGCCATGTTCTCGCCGAACTGGAATCATTGCCCGCTACTTTGCAGTTCCGGGTGGTCTGCGGCCCGACCGGTTCCGGCAAGAGCCGCTTGCTGCGCGTGCTACAGGAACAGGGTGCCCAGGTGCTCGACCTGGAAGCGCTGGCGCAGCATCGCGGCTCCCTGCTCGGCAATCTTCCCGACGAAGTTCAACCCGCGCAGAAGATGTTCGACAGCCGTTTGTGGGATGCACTGCGCCGCTTCGATGCCCGGCACCCTGTATTTGTGGAGGCAGAAAGCAAGAAGATCGGCCTCATCAACACGCCCGAATCGCTGCTGCACAAAATGCGCACCTCGGATTGCCTCCTGATCGAAGCGCCTGTCGCGGCGCGTGTGCAGTTGCTCATCGAAGACTACAAACACTTTTTAAGCGACCCGGGTCTGCTCGTGCAGCGTCTCACCCCCCTGTTGCCGCTGCATGGCCGTCAAGTCCTCGATCATTGGCAGATGCTGGCCGAGCAAGGGGAATGGGCTGCTCTGGTTGAAAAACTGTTGACCCAGCATTACGACCCGGCCTATCGGCGCTCCACTGCCAGCAACTTCACCCGCCTGTCCGCGGCAAAAGTACTTCTGCTCGACAATCTTGATGACGCCACGCTACGTGCAGCTACCGCCGCCTCGCTATAA
- a CDS encoding MarR family transcriptional regulator, which yields MKPLDEQFAETLHLVAHAWRTELDRRLRPLGFSHSRWLLLMHLSRHDGCTHCELAQHMGIEAATLVKQVDHMEQEGLLKRCGSETDRRVKHLYLSSDGKKAVEIIRSNAAELRKEILDGSSKEDIRNAITVLQNVRDKLAGEP from the coding sequence ATGAAACCTCTGGACGAACAATTCGCTGAAACTTTGCATCTGGTCGCACACGCCTGGCGCACCGAGTTGGACAGACGGCTGCGGCCATTGGGTTTTTCGCATTCGCGCTGGCTGCTGTTGATGCATCTTTCGCGCCACGACGGCTGCACGCATTGCGAGCTGGCACAACACATGGGTATAGAAGCCGCAACCCTGGTCAAGCAGGTCGATCACATGGAACAGGAAGGACTGCTCAAACGCTGCGGCAGCGAGACCGACCGGCGCGTCAAACACCTTTACCTGTCGTCCGACGGCAAGAAAGCGGTGGAGATCATACGCAGCAATGCCGCCGAGTTGCGCAAAGAGATTCTGGACGGATCGAGCAAGGAAGATATCCGCAACGCCATCACCGTGCTGCAGAACGTCCGCGACAAACTGGCCGGAGAGCCGTAA
- a CDS encoding HlyD family secretion protein, producing MERLKAHKKKIIIALVIVALIAGLSFAYFARLSRSTENAYINADVVNVAAQVSGRVIAVYVKDNQHVHKGDALFDIDPEPFSIALERAQADLALARQSARQDNAEVAAARALVSQAESDLANARNTYTRDKELVEQHFLSQQSLEDAQTRMQALQATLEQAHAKLAKALSAPEKTSERGDVLKAQAAIDQAKLDLEHTHVIAAQDGQISNLSLTAGSLVGVGVPLFALIADNSFHIDANYKETELVGIHPGQDVDIEIDMYPGQHFKGTVESISGGTGTAFSLLPPQNATGNWVKIAQRVPVRIKFAPTDAAHPLRIGATATVSVQLK from the coding sequence ATGGAACGCCTGAAAGCGCATAAAAAGAAGATCATCATCGCGCTGGTGATTGTTGCGTTGATTGCCGGTCTGTCATTTGCCTATTTCGCCAGGCTTTCGCGCAGCACTGAAAATGCCTACATCAACGCGGATGTGGTGAATGTGGCTGCGCAGGTCAGCGGTCGCGTCATTGCCGTGTACGTCAAGGACAACCAGCATGTTCACAAAGGCGATGCACTGTTCGACATCGATCCCGAACCTTTCTCCATCGCTCTCGAACGTGCCCAGGCAGATCTTGCGCTGGCGCGGCAATCTGCCCGCCAGGATAACGCTGAAGTCGCCGCCGCACGCGCGCTGGTCTCCCAAGCTGAAAGCGACCTGGCCAATGCTCGCAACACCTACACCCGCGACAAGGAACTGGTTGAGCAACATTTCCTCTCCCAGCAATCTCTGGAGGATGCCCAGACCCGCATGCAGGCTTTGCAGGCAACGCTGGAACAGGCACATGCCAAACTGGCCAAGGCCCTGTCGGCTCCGGAAAAGACCAGCGAGCGCGGTGATGTGCTGAAGGCACAAGCCGCCATCGATCAGGCCAAACTCGACCTGGAACACACGCATGTCATTGCAGCGCAGGATGGGCAGATCAGCAACCTGTCGCTCACGGCAGGATCGCTGGTAGGCGTCGGCGTACCACTGTTCGCGCTGATCGCGGATAACAGCTTTCATATCGATGCCAACTACAAGGAAACCGAACTGGTCGGCATCCACCCCGGTCAGGACGTGGACATCGAGATCGACATGTATCCCGGCCAGCATTTCAAGGGTACGGTGGAAAGCATTTCCGGCGGTACAGGCACTGCCTTTTCGCTGCTGCCGCCGCAGAACGCGACCGGCAACTGGGTGAAGATCGCGCAGCGCGTTCCGGTACGTATCAAGTTCGCCCCCACGGATGCGGCCCATCCGCTGCGCATCGGCGCCACCGCAACCGTGAGCGTGCAACTCAAGTAA
- a CDS encoding DHA2 family efflux MFS transporter permease subunit, with the protein MSGNRILISGAVMAATIMQVLDTTIINVALPNMAGQLDATPDNISWVLTSYLIASAIIMPLTGFITDRIGQKRFLLISIAGFVITSALCGMATSLAQMVTFRFLQGVFGAALVPLSQSIMLQVFPGEQRGKAMAIWSMGVMVAPIMGPTLGGWLTEAISWRWTFYINLPVGIASFVLAMRHVPDTPTRERRMDWLGFATLALGIGALQLVLDRGNQDDWFSSQTLTFAACVTVVSLAFFIFYTLTGKHHPLFDLRIFRDRNFLVASLIMTTIGIGFFGGMLLQSLFLQNFLGYPTFEAGLYMAPRGLASFLVMIFVGKFVNKIPPRNFILTGICASIAGNYLMTRFTGDITAHDLIVPMMLQGVGMGLIFVPISTLAFTTLPREAAAEAAGIYSLIRAVGSSFGISILATYFSRSTQKSWSLLRGDITPYSETLRAYLAPLHLGVQDPQGIAMAARAVMRQAQNIGYIDSFWFATLNFVMMLPLLLLVRTPKKSTTAPQPGVILE; encoded by the coding sequence ATGAGCGGCAACCGGATACTGATCAGCGGCGCAGTGATGGCGGCGACCATCATGCAGGTGCTGGACACCACCATCATCAACGTGGCGCTGCCCAACATGGCGGGGCAGCTCGATGCCACGCCCGACAATATCAGCTGGGTACTCACGTCCTACCTGATCGCCTCGGCCATCATCATGCCGCTCACCGGCTTCATCACGGACCGTATCGGCCAGAAACGGTTCCTGCTGATCAGCATCGCCGGTTTCGTCATCACCTCGGCTTTGTGCGGCATGGCAACCAGCCTTGCCCAGATGGTGACGTTCCGCTTCCTGCAGGGTGTGTTCGGCGCGGCCCTGGTACCGCTGTCGCAGTCCATCATGCTGCAAGTCTTTCCAGGCGAACAACGCGGCAAGGCCATGGCGATCTGGAGCATGGGTGTCATGGTCGCGCCCATCATGGGGCCGACCCTCGGCGGCTGGCTCACTGAAGCGATCAGCTGGCGCTGGACGTTCTACATCAACCTGCCGGTCGGCATCGCTTCCTTCGTGCTCGCCATGCGCCATGTTCCCGATACGCCCACGCGCGAGCGGCGCATGGACTGGCTGGGCTTTGCTACGTTGGCATTGGGTATAGGAGCACTGCAACTGGTACTGGACCGCGGCAACCAGGACGACTGGTTCAGCTCGCAGACATTGACCTTTGCCGCCTGCGTCACGGTAGTCTCTTTGGCCTTCTTCATCTTTTACACGCTCACCGGCAAGCATCATCCCTTGTTCGACCTGCGCATCTTTCGCGACCGCAACTTCCTGGTCGCCAGCCTGATCATGACCACCATCGGCATCGGTTTTTTCGGCGGCATGCTGCTGCAATCGCTGTTTCTGCAGAACTTCCTCGGCTACCCCACTTTTGAAGCCGGTCTCTACATGGCGCCGCGCGGACTGGCTTCGTTCCTGGTAATGATCTTCGTCGGCAAGTTCGTCAACAAGATCCCGCCGCGCAATTTCATCCTCACCGGCATCTGCGCCAGTATCGCGGGCAATTATCTGATGACGCGCTTCACCGGCGACATCACCGCGCACGACCTGATCGTGCCGATGATGCTGCAGGGGGTGGGCATGGGCCTGATCTTCGTGCCTATCTCCACCCTTGCCTTCACCACTCTGCCCAGAGAAGCTGCAGCCGAAGCTGCGGGGATTTACAGCCTGATTCGCGCGGTCGGTTCCTCGTTCGGTATTTCCATCCTCGCCACCTATTTTTCGCGCAGCACGCAAAAAAGTTGGAGTTTGCTGCGCGGTGATATCACCCCGTATAGCGAGACCCTGCGGGCCTATCTCGCCCCGCTCCATCTCGGCGTACAAGATCCGCAAGGCATTGCAATGGCTGCCAGGGCAGTGATGCGTCAGGCACAGAACATCGGTTACATCGACAGCTTCTGGTTCGCCACACTCAACTTCGTGATGATGCTGCCGTTGCTGCTGCTGGTGCGCACACCGAAGAAAAGTACGACCGCTCCACAGCCCGGTGTAATCCTGGAATAG